In Nitrospira sp., the genomic window CACGATCGGCATAATCGGGCTATTGCTGGTCCTCGCCTTCAACTCCCTGCGCTCGGCGGCGCTGATCGTGTCGAACCTCCCCTTTGCCCTGATCGGCGGCGTGTTTGGATTGTGGCTGACGGGGCAATACCTGAGTGTCCCGGCAGCGGTCGGGTTTATCGCGCTGTTCGGCGTCGCGGTCGAAAACGGGATCGTCCTGGTGTCCACCATCAACGGGATGCGGCAGGCGGGGTTCACCAGCGAAGACGCGATCCGGCAAGGATGTCTCCAGCGCCTGCGTCCGGTCATGATGACGACCCTGACCACACTGTTGGGGCTAGCACCCCTGGCGTTGGCGCAGGGCATCGGCTCGGAGGTCCAACGGCCACTCGCGGTCGTCGTGATCGGCGGCCTGGTGAGTTCGACCCTGCTCACCCTGATGGTGCTGCCCGCGCTCTATCCATGGTTCGAGAAGAGTGACAGGTAGTCGGCGGAGGACGATGCGTATGCACACACCCGGTGATCTTCCTGACACCCTCCCAGAAGCCGTCTTCGCGGTCGCGCGCCGCGCGCCCGAGCGGATGGCCATGCAAATCAAACAGGAGCACGCCTATCGGCAGTGTACCTATCAACAGCTCGTCGAACAGGTTGACGCGCTTGCCGCCGCCTTGATGCGTCACGACCTCCGCCGGGGAGACCGCGTGGCCATCGTCGCAGAGAACCGTCCCGAGTGGGTGATCGCGTATCTCGGGATTGTGGCTGCGGGCGGCACGGCGGTTCCTCTCGACATCCAACTGAACAGCGGAGACCTCGCCGGGCTCCTGGCGCGGTCCGGCGCCCGGCTGGCCTTTGTGAGCGCGACAACCTGGCCGCTGCTGAAGAATACCGGGTTGCCGGTGACCGTCATCGCGCTCGATCCTCTTCACGATGCAGGCTGCTCCTTTCTCGACGAATGGGTGCGAGCGGGCCGGGCCGGAAGCGCGGAGAAGCCGAAGGCCTCGCCCGAGAATGTTGCGTCGCTCCTGTATACCTCCGGCACAACCGGCGAACCTAAGGGCGTCCGTTTGACCCATCGCAACCTTCTGTCCAATGCCAAGGCGTTAGCGCAGTCGGGGTCGGGCAGCTCCGAGGATCGGTTTCTGGCCATTCTGCCGCTCCACCATGCCTACCCCTTCATGGTCACGGGCCTGGTGCCGCTGTTGCTTGGCGCCCGGATCACCTTCCTGCCGACCCTGAAAGGACCGGAGCTGCTGCAGTGTTTGCGGGACGCGCAGATCACGTTTCTGGTCGGGGTCCCGCAGGTCTTCGCGATGGTTCGGCGGGGGATTGTCGAGGGCATCAACCGGCGCCCGCTGCCGATTCGCCTGTTTGCGCGTCTGTTGTTGGCGTTGTCGGGAGCCGTGCGGCTGCATACGACGGTGAATCTCGGCCGCCGGCTGTTTGCCACGGTGCATCATCAGTTAGGGCCGTCGTTGCGCGTGCTCGTGTGCGGCGGCGCACGGCTCGATCCGGACGTGGCGCACGACCTGTTCTGCCTAGGTTTCACGTTGCTGGAGGGCTATGGCCTCACGGAAACCGCACCCGTGGTGACGTTCATTCCGTTGGCGAAACCGAAGATCGGCTCGGTGGGTATTCCCATTCCCGGCGTGGAGGTGCGCATTGTGAATCCCGATGGCACCGGCGTCGGGGAGGTGACCGTCAAAGGTCCGAACGTGATGCAAGGCTATGATGCGAATCCGCAGGCGACGGCCGGCGCGATCCGCGACGGCTGGTTTTACACCGGCGATCTCGGGTACCTGGATCAGGACGGGTATCTGTTCCTGACCGGGCGGGCCAAGGAGCTGATCGTCACGGCGGGAGGCAAGAACATCGTTCCGGAGGAGCTGGAAGGCCACTACCAACGCAGTCCGGCGATCGGCGAGATCTGCATCGTGGGCACAGCCCGTGCTGGCGAAGGCGGGGAGGGCCTGCATGCGGTGGTGGTGCCGAACTTCGACTACATCAAAACGCTTCAGGTTGTGGGCATCCGTCAACTCGTGAAGGACGAACTGACGAGAATCGGGCTGACGCTGCCGCCCTACAAGCGGATCAGCGGGCTGACCATTATCACGACGCCGCTGCCGCGCACGCGGCTGGAAAAACTTCAGCGCTACCGGGTGGCCGCCATGGTCAAGACCGTCGGCGAAGCGGCTGATCTTGTTCAGCCACTTTCTGCGGCAGACCAGGCGCTCATGGCGACGGAGGCGGCCCGCCGTATCGTCCACGCGCTCCAGCGGTTCGTGGAGAAGGAGCGCCGCATCGCGCCGGGCGATCACCTGGATCTCGATCTGGGGTTCGATTCGCTGCGGCGCGTGGAACTGCTGTCGGCGCTCGAACAGTCGTTCGGCCGGCTGCCGGATTCGCTCGCCCATGAGGTCATGACGGTCCGCGAGTTGATCGAGCGGGTGAGCGCTCAGACGGGCGACAAAGCAGCTACCGGGCAAGGTGTCCAGTCCTGGAGCGACATCCTCAAGGCTGAGCCGTCGGCTGAACTCAGAGACAGGCTGCTGACACCGGCGACCTGGTCTCATCGGCTGCTCACGGCATTCGTGCGAACGGCGCTGCGCCTGGTGTTCCGGACGGGGTTTCGCCTTCGCGTCACCGGAGCGGACCATCTGCCGCTGAACGGGCCGTTTCTGCTGGCGGCCAATCACACGAGTTACCTCGATCCGTTCGTCATCGTAGCGGCGGCTCCTGCGGTGGTGTCCAGGCGACTCTACTCGATCGGCTTGCAGACATATTTTCGCGGCGCCCTCATGCAATGGGTCGCTCGCGTGGCCCGTGTGATCCCGGTAGGCTTGGAGGCCTCTCTCATAACGGCGCTCCAATCCGCTGCTCTTGTTTTGCGACAGAGCTCGGGCCTGTTGGTCTTTCCTGAGGGGCAGCGCTCCGTCGATGGAACCCTCAAGTCATTTCGTCCCGGCATCGGCATCCTCGCCTGTGAACTCGGTGTCCCGGTGGTTCCGATCTGGATCGACGGAGCCTTTCAGGCTTGGCCGGTCGGGACCTGGGGGCCTCGTCCCCATCCGGTCTCACTCGTGGTCGGCCGGCCCGTCATCGTGACCCGGGAATTGATCGATGAATGGCGGCGTCAGGGGCACAATCCCTATGAGGCAGCGACTCAGGCGATTCGCGACGCCATCATGGCGTTGACGCCGGAGACGAATGTACGCGCAATGAACCGCAAAGGACAGAGGGAGGCTGGATGAGGTGTCGTCCATTACTTGGAGGGTTTGTAGCGCTGGTGGCGTGGCTGCTCTGTCAGAGCGTGTCGGCCGTGGAGCGTGATCAACCGGCTGTGGCCGCTCCCGATGTCCGTGAGCGGCTCGAAGTCATTGTCCGAACGTTGGCCGAGACCATCGGCCCCCGGAGTTATCGAGATACCGCAAGTCTGGCCGCGGCTGCCGACTTCGTCACGCAGTCGTTTCAAGCGGGCGGCTATACGGTTATGTTTCAGCCCTACGAGGTGAAGGGGCAGATGTATCGCAATATCATCGCGGAACGGCGAGGGACGGATGAGCCAGACCGGGTCCTCATCGTCGGCGCCCTTTACGACACGGTGGAAGGGACACCTGGCGCCGATGATAATGCCAGCGGCGTCGCCGTACTGCTGGAGCTGGCGCGCCTGCATGCAGCGACTCGATTTCGGAAAACGGTGCGCTTTGTCGCGTTCACACTGGAGGAGCCGCCGTTTTTTCGGAGCCGGCAGATGGGCAGCCGCGTCTACGCCCGTAGCCTGAAAGAACG contains:
- a CDS encoding AMP-binding protein; translation: MHTPGDLPDTLPEAVFAVARRAPERMAMQIKQEHAYRQCTYQQLVEQVDALAAALMRHDLRRGDRVAIVAENRPEWVIAYLGIVAAGGTAVPLDIQLNSGDLAGLLARSGARLAFVSATTWPLLKNTGLPVTVIALDPLHDAGCSFLDEWVRAGRAGSAEKPKASPENVASLLYTSGTTGEPKGVRLTHRNLLSNAKALAQSGSGSSEDRFLAILPLHHAYPFMVTGLVPLLLGARITFLPTLKGPELLQCLRDAQITFLVGVPQVFAMVRRGIVEGINRRPLPIRLFARLLLALSGAVRLHTTVNLGRRLFATVHHQLGPSLRVLVCGGARLDPDVAHDLFCLGFTLLEGYGLTETAPVVTFIPLAKPKIGSVGIPIPGVEVRIVNPDGTGVGEVTVKGPNVMQGYDANPQATAGAIRDGWFYTGDLGYLDQDGYLFLTGRAKELIVTAGGKNIVPEELEGHYQRSPAIGEICIVGTARAGEGGEGLHAVVVPNFDYIKTLQVVGIRQLVKDELTRIGLTLPPYKRISGLTIITTPLPRTRLEKLQRYRVAAMVKTVGEAADLVQPLSAADQALMATEAARRIVHALQRFVEKERRIAPGDHLDLDLGFDSLRRVELLSALEQSFGRLPDSLAHEVMTVRELIERVSAQTGDKAATGQGVQSWSDILKAEPSAELRDRLLTPATWSHRLLTAFVRTALRLVFRTGFRLRVTGADHLPLNGPFLLAANHTSYLDPFVIVAAAPAVVSRRLYSIGLQTYFRGALMQWVARVARVIPVGLEASLITALQSAALVLRQSSGLLVFPEGQRSVDGTLKSFRPGIGILACELGVPVVPIWIDGAFQAWPVGTWGPRPHPVSLVVGRPVIVTRELIDEWRRQGHNPYEAATQAIRDAIMALTPETNVRAMNRKGQREAG
- a CDS encoding M28 family peptidase; the encoded protein is MRCRPLLGGFVALVAWLLCQSVSAVERDQPAVAAPDVRERLEVIVRTLAETIGPRSYRDTASLAAAADFVTQSFQAGGYTVMFQPYEVKGQMYRNIIAERRGTDEPDRVLIVGALYDTVEGTPGADDNASGVAVLLELARLHAATRFRKTVRFVAFTLEEPPFFRSRQMGSRVYARSLKERGEQVEGMLCLEMVGYYSQEKGSQSFPLFWLRWRYPTRGNFITVVSNAASEPLQMHVRDVLKAQTALPVETFTGPWWIPGVDLSDHGSFWKEEYPAVRLTDTAFYRNPHYHRGTDRPDTLDYSAMAELVKGIAGVLVMLDQSSSAQH